Genomic DNA from Corylus avellana chromosome ca4, CavTom2PMs-1.0:
tgtagtTTATATAGATGTAATTTAATCTCATGTATTAtgtaagcttttaaaatgaaattttaaggCATTTTAAGGCTAGTTGtctgcttttttttaaaaaaaaaaaataaaaaaaataaaattaaaatgggtacaaaatggttaaattaagcttaatacctaaaataagccaaattttttttaaaaaaaaaaaattaattaccagCCCGGATAACCAAATACCAACCAGAACCAGCCGGTTATTGTATAACCGGTTAACTAAGTTgtctgtttaaaaaaattatcattttattatcttgtattaaatagaataaaaaataaaaaataaaatcctaagaATAGAATTTCTAATTCTATAATCCTCTGATACTTTTGATAGATGAATGAGTGTGCATGCATGCactgaataaaaaaatacaacaaattaatttaaaaagatcgaaaaagaagaaatgtgaaacaaatattgacttcgttttaaataaataaaagaattgagAAGAGATATGCTACGGAGCCAAGAATGAACGGCCAAACAAGAAGTAGGGGACACGTGTCATAATCTCCAATACCCAAGCCGAATCCACTACAAATACGCGTAGGTAGGCTCGGAGCAAAAAACATTCCGTATTTTACCCGTATTTTGTgctgagaagaaaaaaaagcactctgttttctttttttttggtctgaAAAGTTCTTCAACTTTCTTCTTTCCCGCGTAGAAACGAAGCCCTAATTCAAATCGCCGATCACAATCGCCGTTCATCGGAATCGTTGGTACTCATTGTCTGAAAAAGATCACAAATTTACGATCACTGGGTTGTGGGTTTTTCGATGGCCATTTCTTCGGAGGATACGGCATCAAGGTTGGTTGATCAAaaccttttcttctttgtttccctTTATTTGATCTATTGTTTCATTAGGGTTTTTCTGGGTTGCGGTGGCAAGTGGTTTTTGATTGTGTGGGTGTGGGTGataattttgggttttgtgattgattaataaaataaaaataaatacactCTTCCTCTCCGCCCCCACTCCTCCGTAAGACCCGCCGTTTTGGCCCTCGGAGGCTACATGCATGCTCTGCCTCCGACCCGTCCTGAGTCCACTCGGCCACTCGGATCCTGTCAGACGCCTTGTCTGGACTCTCGACGAGGTGCAACTCTCACTCTGTATGTTCTACGTCGACTCCTACGAATGGACTCGGTGGTGCGTCCGCATCGTCCCTCATGGTCCTCTGCAAGCCTGTGATCGTTtgatttgtttactttttagCACTTTGACTAATTATTACTctaatatgaataaaaaaaaaggaaactaattaattaattagttaattaatattattagttAGATTTAGTATTTCTAGGGTTTTCTCTGAAATTAATGTGAAGAAGGTTCATAATGTTCATTGATCCAGCCCAAACTCAGTAAAGTTCTCTCTCTGCCCCCCTCACCCCTAATTTCATTAGGGTTTTTCTGGACTGCAGCGGAAAGTGGTTTTTGATTGTGTGGGTGTGGGTGATAATTTTGGATTTTGtgattgattaataaaatagaaataacTGCACTCTTCCTCTCTGCCCCACTCCTCCGTAAGACCCGCCGTATTGGTCCTCGGAGGCTACATGCATGGTCTGCGTTCGACCAGTCCTGAGTCGACGCGGTCAGTGCTCGGACCCAGTCAGACGCCGTGTCTGGACTCTACGAGGTGCAACTCTCACTCTGTTTGTTCTACGTCGACTCCTACGAGTGCACTCGGTGGTGCGTCCGCATCGTCCCTCATGATCCTCTGTCAGCCTGCGATCGTTCgatttgtttactttttaccAGTTTGACTAATTATTCCTCTAATATGAATCAAAAAAAggaaactaattaattagttaattaattaatattattagttAAATTTAGTATTTCTAGGGTTTTCTCTTAAATTAATGTGAAGAAGGTTCATTGATGGTAGAGAACTCAGTAAAGTTCTCTCTCCGCCCCCCCCACCCTTGCACTATGTGCCCCCCACCGACTACTGCTCGACGTCAAGTCTCCGCCATTGactgttgcattttttttgcttttcttttttttgcatTGATTCTTAAAGTTtcgtatatatttttattgccATTGATTGTTGCCTTTTTGCTTAATTTGCATTAGTATTGATGTCTTTGCCATTTAGTTCTTGCAGGAAGAGGAAGTCTCGAAGTAGACAAAATGCTACTCTATCAATTGCTGAGACCCTCGCCAAGTGGGAAGAGCGTAATGTCCAACTGGAGTCCTGTAATAATGAGATCAAATCTGTTCGTAAAGCTCCAGGTATTGGGTCAAAGAAGGGATGCATGAAAGGGAAGGGAGGACCCGAAAACTCATCATGTAAATACAGAGGTGTTCGGCAGAGGACATGGGGTAAATGGGTTGCTGAGATTCGAgagccaaaaggaaaaaagatgtGGCTTGGcagttttgaaaattctgtTGATGCTGCCTTGTCTTACGACAAAGCTGCAAGAGCACTGTACGGATCTTGTGCCCGCCTCAACTTTCCAAATGATCGTTCAGTGACAACAACCCCATCAAGTATCTGTTTAACAACAATTTCGGGAAACTCTGGTTCTACAAATTACTCCGAAGATATAAGCATGAAGCTTGTTACTCCCAATTTAAGAAATGAGGATGGAGAAGATGAATGGAACAATAATGCTTTGCATGCTGCAGTTACTGAAGCTGCTATTGCTGCCACACCAAGTAGTACGCAGCAGGCAGAAGAAGCAAAGGATGAGTGGTCTTTGGAGGAAATTGACGCTCTCTTGGAAACAAATTCAATCCTTGATATTGAATCGGTGTTGGGTCATGATGTTGGCCAGTTTTGGTTCTCTGCCGTCGAGAGTATGAATGATATGGCAGCAGACTCCTTCTTGAGTTTTTAGGCTTCAGATTGCTGATTGAGCTGATTcttttaagagttttaaattAGGGAATTGGCTTCATTTTTTGTATAACAATTATACCACTTTAGGGTACACCATTTTcaattgtatatatatgattaacaAATCTTTGGTTATGCATTTATTGTTGGCTTACTCCTTTGATTTACTGCATATTTCTACCttgtttattatttaattagtcGTTCAACATTATTTGTTGTCATCTAGGAGTCTAGGACCTTCCTTGGCTGTAGAATCAATCAAATATTGAGTAATAAACTtaaattcttataaaatatcTTCATaagtctttttttgtattttattaagtttaatGATTTCGTGTCTTTTAGTTTCTCATTCATCTGAGAGTTACATGAGATTtattatgcatgcatatattgaAGTTACATAGGTTTTAGGTTTTACTATGTATGTGgcaattatatttatatatgtaatataaatgagtgaattgacgtggcaaaaaaacaTGTAAAGAAAAATAGGATCGCTTGCAAGTTGAGCCTAGTCCTAAATGACGTTTGAAATTGCATTCATTAAAAATCAGTAATGTtgtattaaacaaaaatatattatttaaccTTCTTTTTTTCCGTGGGAGATTACATCCGTATGTCATTTGTTATGGAgtaatttttttgcaaagagTAGGTGTAAAATTAGTGTTTTTCTTTGTAGTTTTTTGGggttaaatttatcttttaggaaaataacttttataggaAGAAAATCATAGAAGCtttgaaaaaaaaggaaatacaaaaaagaccaCCCCTGGCCCTGAGAAAATCCCTGAGAAAACATATATATCGAGGAAGACTTACCTGTGAAAACTGATTTCCAAGGCATTTTTTAcaatcttcaatttttaatttattggtagACTTTTACAGTGTTCAATTCGTAAAAGGAATATCTATCTATTGCATTGCTCTCACGCACTCCATTTTTTACTATAGCATACACAACTACATACAGGGGTAGAACAAATGGATTAACGCTAAAAATTCTGACAGCTCTTAACAAAGAACACATCTATTGGAATGTGTCCCTTATCTTTTGGagatatcttcttctttttaccTTCGCTTTGGCTCCCAATATTTTCCTTCTGGGAAAACCTGATGAGGTTTCAAATTTGTCAATTGTCAGAGGTCAAATGCTTATTTCTGCTAAAAGTAtagataagaaaaagaaaagaagcaaaaaaaaaagcaattaagTAAAATAATCTTCTATCAACCATCTCCTTTAGCCT
This window encodes:
- the LOC132177870 gene encoding dehydration-responsive element-binding protein 2A-like; protein product: MAISSEDTASSSCRKRKSRSRQNATLSIAETLAKWEERNVQLESCNNEIKSVRKAPGIGSKKGCMKGKGGPENSSCKYRGVRQRTWGKWVAEIREPKGKKMWLGSFENSVDAALSYDKAARALYGSCARLNFPNDRSVTTTPSSICLTTISGNSGSTNYSEDISMKLVTPNLRNEDGEDEWNNNALHAAVTEAAIAATPSSTQQAEEAKDEWSLEEIDALLETNSILDIESVLGHDVGQFWFSAVESMNDMAADSFLSF